A DNA window from Longimicrobium sp. contains the following coding sequences:
- a CDS encoding YihY/virulence factor BrkB family protein: protein MSKIRDWSGRHWSGRVPGRRARGLLRGLGLRRLAAETFRGFYEDDIMTYAAAVAYQALYALFPFIIVLLALFSFLDRPELFQWLLEHSRRFLPGEASAQVEQVVAEIRGRRQSGLLSVGLLTTLWIASGGVRSAMNALNKAYEVPEGRAIWKRFVLSFGYVLLAGSLVVVATGLMVFGPMASDWGLRQVGAPAGIREAVAWLRIPLAIAGAVAGVFLVYLAMPNVKQRVALVVPGAVFSVVLWGLVSLGFRWYVEHLGQFSVTYGSVGAVIVLLTYFYLSSLILLTGAELNAAIQRARPQEGDACPKELPDDDDQEPAKEQVA, encoded by the coding sequence GTGAGCAAGATTCGAGACTGGAGCGGGCGACACTGGAGCGGGCGGGTGCCGGGGAGGCGGGCGCGGGGGCTGCTGCGCGGGCTTGGGTTGCGCAGGCTCGCGGCCGAGACGTTCCGCGGGTTCTACGAGGACGACATCATGACGTACGCCGCGGCCGTGGCGTACCAGGCGCTCTATGCCCTCTTCCCCTTCATCATCGTCCTGCTGGCGCTGTTCAGCTTCCTGGACCGGCCCGAGCTCTTCCAGTGGCTCCTCGAGCACAGCCGGCGCTTCCTGCCGGGCGAGGCGTCCGCACAGGTGGAGCAGGTGGTCGCCGAGATCCGCGGACGCCGCCAGAGCGGGCTCCTTTCCGTGGGCCTGCTGACGACGCTGTGGATCGCGTCCGGGGGCGTGCGCTCGGCCATGAACGCGCTCAACAAGGCGTACGAGGTGCCCGAGGGGAGGGCGATCTGGAAGCGCTTCGTCCTCTCGTTCGGCTACGTTCTGCTCGCCGGGTCGCTGGTGGTGGTGGCGACGGGGCTGATGGTGTTTGGGCCGATGGCGAGCGACTGGGGGCTGCGGCAGGTGGGCGCGCCCGCCGGCATCCGCGAGGCCGTCGCGTGGCTGCGCATTCCGCTGGCGATCGCGGGGGCGGTGGCGGGCGTCTTCCTCGTCTACCTGGCCATGCCCAACGTGAAGCAGCGCGTGGCGCTCGTGGTGCCCGGCGCGGTGTTCTCAGTGGTGCTGTGGGGCCTCGTCTCGCTCGGCTTCCGCTGGTACGTGGAGCACCTCGGGCAGTTCAGCGTCACCTACGGCAGCGTGGGCGCGGTCATCGTCCTCCTCACCTACTTCTACCTGTCGTCGCTGATCCTGCTGACCGGCGCGGAGCTGAACGCCGCCATCCAGCGCGCGCGGCCGCAGGAGGGTGATGCGTGCCCAAAGGAGCTTCCGGACGACGACGACCAGGAGCCGGCGAAGGAGCAAGTCGCGTAA